A portion of the Thermodesulfovibrionales bacterium genome contains these proteins:
- a CDS encoding NAD(P)H-dependent oxidoreductase, which yields MKRICRILGFAGSLRKDSFNRSLLRAALELLPEDAELEVFDLEGLPFYNQDLENQPTERLKEFKGKIRAADAILIATPEYNYSIPGVLKNAIDCASRPYGDNVFAHKPVAIMGASPGMMGSGRAQYHLRQCFVFLSCLALNQPEVMVPFAHEKIDREGKVTDEKTRELIRQLLENLVAWTRRLTPQT from the coding sequence ATGAAAAGGATATGCAGGATATTAGGCTTCGCGGGGAGCCTGCGCAAGGATTCCTTCAACAGGTCTCTCTTGCGGGCCGCTCTGGAACTCCTTCCGGAAGACGCCGAACTCGAGGTATTCGATCTCGAAGGGCTTCCCTTTTACAACCAGGATTTGGAAAATCAGCCTACGGAGAGGTTGAAGGAGTTTAAAGGAAAGATAAGGGCTGCCGACGCCATTCTCATCGCAACTCCCGAATACAATTATTCGATCCCGGGAGTCCTGAAGAATGCCATCGACTGCGCCTCCCGTCCCTATGGAGACAATGTTTTTGCGCATAAACCTGTCGCTATCATGGGCGCCTCTCCCGGCATGATGGGCTCCGGAAGGGCCCAGTATCATCTGCGGCAATGCTTTGTCTTTCTCAGTTGTCTCGCACTGAACCAGCCGGAGGTGATGGTCCCCTTTGCCCACGAGAAGATCGACAGGGAGGGCAAGGTGACCGATGAGAAGACGAGAGAGCTGATCAGGCAGCTCCTCGAAAACCTTGTTGCCTGGACGAGAAGATTGACCCCACAGACGTGA
- a CDS encoding DUF362 domain-containing protein has protein sequence MPSKHNKREPEVTRRQFLLRTAATCGLAAAAGLGGYLFYSSQPVRRSDTKIFTFRDFRTGERKVYPHLAVVHGKDAEKMVRAAVDKIGGMGRFVSPGERVLLKPNASWDRQPEQAANTNPFVVSAVVKLCIEAKASEVWVTDVSVNDPFRCFSRSGIEEAVKRAGGKIKLATENDFVPTDLKGESLKVWPVSAFYHRVDRLINLPVVKHHSLSKCTMAMKNLYGSLGGQRNRLHQDINTSIADLVTAIRPTLTVMDATRVLKRNGPTGGNINDVAIENTVIAGVDLVAIESYGLRFLDLKPEDIPFIGMAEKRGIGVSDLRSLNIAEADV, from the coding sequence GTGCCGTCGAAGCATAACAAGAGAGAGCCTGAGGTCACGAGGAGGCAGTTTCTCCTCAGGACCGCTGCTACCTGCGGACTCGCGGCCGCGGCAGGCCTTGGGGGGTATCTCTTTTACAGCAGCCAGCCTGTCCGTAGGAGCGACACGAAGATATTCACATTCAGGGACTTCCGCACCGGGGAGAGGAAAGTCTATCCCCATCTGGCGGTAGTCCACGGCAAAGACGCCGAGAAGATGGTGCGGGCGGCAGTCGATAAGATCGGCGGGATGGGCCGGTTCGTGAGCCCCGGAGAGAGGGTACTCCTGAAACCGAACGCGTCGTGGGACAGACAGCCCGAGCAGGCTGCAAACACGAATCCCTTCGTAGTCTCTGCTGTCGTGAAGCTCTGCATCGAGGCGAAGGCCTCTGAGGTCTGGGTGACGGACGTCTCGGTGAACGACCCCTTCCGGTGTTTCAGCCGCTCCGGGATAGAAGAGGCGGTAAAGAGGGCAGGGGGAAAGATCAAGCTCGCGACCGAGAACGACTTCGTCCCGACTGACCTCAAGGGAGAGTCCCTCAAGGTATGGCCTGTGTCCGCCTTCTACCACAGAGTAGACAGGCTCATAAACCTGCCTGTCGTGAAACACCACTCCCTGAGCAAGTGTACCATGGCGATGAAGAACCTCTACGGCTCACTCGGCGGCCAGAGGAACCGCCTCCATCAGGACATCAACACATCGATCGCGGACCTCGTGACAGCGATACGGCCGACGCTCACCGTCATGGACGCGACGAGGGTGCTCAAGAGAAACGGTCCGACAGGCGGAAACATCAATGACGTCGCGATAGAAAATACCGTCATCGCCGGAGTCGACCTCGTCGCGATAGAGTCCTACGGACTGCGGTTCCTCGATCTGAAGCCGGAGGATATCCCCTTCATCGGGATGGCTGAGAAGAGGGGCATCGGGGTCTCTGACCTGCGGTCCCTCAACATCGCGGAAGCTGACGTATGA
- a CDS encoding surface-adhesin E family protein: protein MRRRSHPSAYLAVGFMLFLLLSSGAEGANWLKVGEVKGRVILYVDPDTVNRTGETVGAKTKEVKFEPVGVGDEDLVEVTGYTEFRCGRNQFRPMETTYLYKSGKTERIASEGMRTWKTINRESTRILYDYLCKRPNVSF, encoded by the coding sequence ATGCGAAGAAGGAGTCATCCGAGTGCGTATCTGGCGGTGGGTTTCATGCTCTTTCTTCTCCTCTCTTCCGGAGCAGAAGGCGCGAACTGGCTCAAAGTCGGCGAAGTGAAGGGGAGAGTGATACTGTATGTCGATCCCGACACCGTAAACAGAACAGGTGAGACGGTAGGGGCGAAGACGAAAGAGGTTAAGTTCGAACCGGTAGGCGTGGGAGATGAAGACCTTGTCGAGGTGACGGGCTACACGGAATTCAGGTGCGGCAGGAATCAGTTTCGCCCCATGGAGACGACATATCTCTACAAGAGCGGCAAAACCGAGCGGATAGCCTCAGAGGGGATGAGGACATGGAAGACGATCAACAGGGAATCGACAAGAATACTCTATGACTACCTCTGCAAGAGACCTAACGTATCTTTTTGA
- a CDS encoding DUF4136 domain-containing protein, with protein sequence MRIFSGRELSAVTALVFLSALVLVSCAPAIKYSYDTKASFTEGKSYAWAPSSVLSRQDPILERNVQALADQLLTEKGFSRTTERPDLLIAMSYEFDINSYQYGYQLRMLALNVYKMRSDTPPPPDIPRTSLHHENGGERREMVWRGTAVGTINTDAASTDLKQAVQGILSNFPPK encoded by the coding sequence ATGAGGATATTCAGCGGAAGGGAACTCTCGGCAGTCACGGCTTTAGTCTTTCTGTCGGCGCTCGTTTTGGTGAGCTGCGCGCCGGCGATCAAATATTCCTATGACACGAAGGCGAGCTTTACCGAAGGGAAAAGTTATGCCTGGGCCCCGTCATCCGTCTTGAGCCGTCAGGACCCGATCCTCGAAAGAAATGTTCAGGCTCTTGCGGATCAGCTCCTCACGGAGAAAGGCTTCAGCAGGACTACCGAGAGGCCCGATCTCCTCATAGCGATGAGTTATGAATTCGACATCAACAGCTATCAGTACGGCTATCAGCTGAGGATGCTGGCCTTGAACGTCTACAAAATGAGGAGCGATACGCCTCCCCCTCCAGACATACCGAGAACTTCCTTGCACCACGAAAACGGGGGCGAGAGAAGGGAGATGGTCTGGCGGGGGACAGCGGTCGGTACTATCAATACCGATGCTGCTTCGACAGACCTGAAGCAGGCGGTTCAGGGTATCCTTTCGAATTTCCCGCCGAAGTGA
- a CDS encoding NAD(P)/FAD-dependent oxidoreductase yields the protein MAEKSIIIIGAGMGGLASGIYGRMNGYRTRIFEMHSKPGGQCASWQRKGYTFDACIHHLFGCHASSEIYKLWNDLGAMPAELVAIPECVSVLSEDRRIFRDYYDLSKLEEHLQGLSPGDRKATAEYIRGIRAFAGRDRWGELIMGDGDFFSMLLATLPVFRLLKPTMAEFGGRFKDGFLRKAMPLLVYSDPTAPLMIHLIRHAYGYKGSLQWRVGGAREFASSIERRYRDLGGEIHYRSRVEKILVENDRAIGIRLADGTEDRSDIVISNADGRKTIIEMLENRYSDRRIASYCADPPDETNWAVHVFLGVNRDLSREPSSMVMLLDEPVVIANHTHGSLEMQMYGFDRTMAPAGKGVIKVELVSGYSYWKNLHADRQRYVEEKEKVADKVIDILEWRYFTGLRSQIEVIDVPTAVTWERYMGGTHGFANMPNKKISFLRTIFGNRQEMTLPGLSNFYMAGVWVTSAGALFMNALSGRKVIEAICRGDNKKCIGTRENPMAS from the coding sequence ATGGCGGAAAAGTCGATAATCATAATCGGTGCGGGAATGGGCGGCCTCGCGTCGGGGATCTATGGCCGGATGAACGGTTATAGGACGAGGATCTTCGAAATGCATTCGAAACCGGGAGGTCAGTGCGCCTCCTGGCAGAGGAAGGGCTACACCTTCGACGCCTGTATCCATCACCTCTTCGGCTGTCATGCCAGCTCTGAGATCTATAAGCTCTGGAACGACCTTGGGGCGATGCCTGCCGAGCTCGTCGCGATACCTGAATGCGTCAGCGTCCTTTCGGAAGATCGGAGGATCTTCCGGGATTACTATGACCTGAGCAAGCTGGAAGAACACCTGCAAGGGCTTTCGCCCGGGGATCGGAAGGCGACGGCGGAATACATCCGCGGCATCAGGGCATTCGCGGGAAGAGACCGGTGGGGAGAGCTGATCATGGGTGATGGTGATTTCTTCAGCATGCTCCTCGCAACCCTCCCGGTATTTCGCCTGCTGAAACCGACGATGGCCGAGTTCGGAGGCCGCTTCAAAGACGGTTTTCTGAGAAAGGCGATGCCGCTCCTCGTTTATTCCGATCCCACCGCCCCTCTCATGATCCACCTGATACGGCATGCGTACGGGTATAAAGGAAGTCTCCAGTGGCGCGTGGGCGGAGCCCGCGAGTTCGCCTCCTCGATCGAAAGGCGCTATCGCGACCTCGGCGGAGAGATCCACTACCGGTCCAGGGTCGAGAAGATACTGGTCGAGAATGATCGGGCTATCGGGATCAGACTTGCCGACGGCACCGAAGACCGCTCTGATATCGTCATTTCGAACGCGGACGGAAGGAAGACGATCATCGAGATGCTCGAAAACAGATACAGCGACCGGCGTATTGCGTCCTACTGCGCGGACCCCCCCGATGAGACGAACTGGGCAGTGCATGTCTTCCTCGGCGTCAACAGGGACCTCTCGCGGGAGCCATCGTCGATGGTGATGCTCCTCGATGAGCCGGTTGTCATCGCGAACCATACCCATGGCAGTCTCGAGATGCAGATGTACGGCTTCGATAGGACGATGGCGCCTGCCGGAAAGGGAGTGATAAAGGTGGAGCTCGTATCCGGGTATTCCTACTGGAAGAATCTCCATGCCGACCGTCAGAGATATGTTGAAGAGAAGGAGAAGGTGGCCGATAAGGTCATCGATATCCTGGAGTGGCGCTACTTCACCGGCCTGAGAAGCCAGATCGAGGTCATCGATGTCCCTACAGCGGTGACGTGGGAGCGCTACATGGGCGGCACTCACGGTTTTGCGAATATGCCGAACAAGAAGATATCGTTCTTACGCACCATCTTCGGCAACAGACAGGAGATGACCCTGCCGGGACTTTCAAATTTCTACATGGCCGGCGTGTGGGTGACTTCAGCAGGCGCCCTCTTCATGAACGCCCTGTCCGGCCGGAAGGTGATTGAGGCGATATGCAGGGGCGATAACAAGAAATGTATCGGAACCCGTGAGAATCCGATGGCATCCTAG
- a CDS encoding 4Fe-4S dicluster domain-containing protein: MIKRILSLRNIRRTYAAFFLILFILLLWLAGFRRLKGYETPLFLELDPLTAITAFLTSWTVYKGLALSLIIIVGTLFFGRFFCSWVCPLGIINQIVGSIFIKLRAVDSIALNTYRVLYRLKYYILAVLIAVALFGSLQTGLFDPISFVTRSFTVSVFPAVNLSRGWLYMKQPLFNGGTLLGIIFLLVIFANRFLPRFWCRVVCPLGALLGLLSFRPVFRIWRNVDRCTDCKKCLGHCHGGCDPDTALRVTECHVCMNCIEDCPEDAIHYGLPESASSVQMPLDVSRRRLIETAIAGAVLFPIMRSTIASGATAEYRVIRPPGSLAEKDFLRRCIKCGECMKVCPTNAIQPALFEAGFEGLWSPVLIPRIGYCEYNCVLCSRVCPTGAIAPLTIEKKLGRGIGQKPLKIGTAFYDRGRCLPWAMNIDCIVCEEVCPTSPKAIWFQTVDVELRDGQVKRLKRPYMDPDICIGCGICETKCPVRDKAAVRVTSIGETRSTTNRILLKS; the protein is encoded by the coding sequence ATGATAAAGAGGATCCTGAGCTTGCGGAACATCAGGAGGACCTACGCGGCCTTCTTCCTGATCCTCTTCATCCTGCTCCTCTGGCTGGCGGGGTTCAGGCGGCTGAAGGGCTACGAGACACCGCTTTTCCTGGAGCTCGATCCCCTCACCGCGATAACCGCCTTTCTCACGAGCTGGACCGTCTACAAGGGTCTCGCGCTCTCACTCATCATCATCGTCGGCACTCTCTTCTTCGGTCGCTTCTTCTGCTCCTGGGTCTGTCCCCTCGGCATAATCAATCAGATCGTCGGAAGCATCTTCATCAAATTGCGGGCGGTCGACAGCATCGCGCTCAATACCTATCGCGTCCTCTACCGTCTCAAATATTACATCCTCGCCGTTCTAATAGCGGTAGCCCTCTTCGGCTCGCTCCAGACCGGGCTCTTCGATCCGATCTCATTCGTCACGAGGTCCTTCACCGTCTCGGTTTTTCCGGCTGTCAACCTGAGCCGGGGCTGGCTCTACATGAAGCAGCCCCTCTTTAACGGCGGAACACTTCTCGGGATTATCTTCCTTCTCGTCATCTTTGCGAACAGGTTCCTGCCCCGGTTCTGGTGCCGCGTTGTCTGCCCGCTCGGCGCGCTCCTCGGATTGCTCTCCTTCAGGCCGGTCTTCAGGATATGGCGCAACGTAGACCGCTGCACTGACTGCAAGAAATGCCTCGGCCACTGCCACGGCGGATGCGACCCCGACACCGCCCTGCGGGTGACTGAATGCCACGTCTGCATGAACTGTATAGAGGACTGCCCGGAGGACGCTATCCATTACGGCCTACCTGAATCAGCGAGCTCTGTGCAGATGCCCCTCGACGTGAGCCGTCGCAGGCTCATCGAGACAGCCATCGCGGGCGCGGTGCTTTTTCCGATCATGCGGAGCACCATCGCCTCAGGGGCGACAGCCGAGTATCGGGTCATCAGACCGCCCGGCTCTTTGGCTGAGAAGGACTTTCTCCGGAGATGCATCAAATGCGGGGAATGCATGAAGGTCTGTCCGACGAATGCGATTCAACCTGCCCTCTTCGAGGCCGGCTTCGAAGGATTATGGTCCCCGGTACTCATCCCGCGGATCGGCTACTGCGAGTATAACTGCGTGCTCTGCAGCCGCGTATGCCCGACAGGCGCGATAGCGCCCCTCACGATAGAGAAGAAATTGGGAAGGGGAATCGGACAGAAGCCGCTCAAGATCGGCACAGCCTTCTACGACCGTGGGAGGTGCCTGCCCTGGGCGATGAACATCGACTGCATCGTCTGCGAAGAGGTCTGTCCCACGTCTCCGAAGGCGATCTGGTTCCAGACCGTAGATGTGGAGCTCAGGGACGGTCAGGTGAAGCGGCTGAAGCGGCCCTACATGGACCCCGACATCTGCATCGGCTGCGGCATCTGTGAGACGAAGTGCCCTGTCAGGGACAAAGCCGCTGTCCGCGTCACGTCTATAGGTGAGACACGGTCGACGACGAACAGGATTTTATTGAAATCCTAA
- a CDS encoding DUF4149 domain-containing protein, which translates to MALALYNLMLSLWVGGIFIFTFLVTPLIFRSFGRNTASAIVDKLFPFYFPYILGVVILAVIFFLVSELRKGPFRKLRLGLLGIAVFICLFVNFGLYPEVKKTKQEIVSFENTPDDSAARKRFSLLHGISMTLNVILLTDGMVLIVLGSSRKNGSDVR; encoded by the coding sequence ATGGCACTCGCTCTTTATAACTTGATGCTTTCCCTCTGGGTCGGCGGTATCTTCATATTCACCTTTCTCGTCACCCCTCTCATATTCAGGTCTTTCGGACGGAACACCGCGAGCGCGATCGTCGATAAACTCTTTCCCTTCTATTTCCCTTACATCCTCGGCGTCGTAATCCTTGCGGTCATCTTCTTTCTCGTCTCTGAACTGAGAAAAGGCCCGTTCCGCAAACTCAGACTCGGTCTCCTCGGCATAGCCGTTTTCATCTGTCTATTCGTGAACTTCGGCCTCTATCCTGAGGTTAAGAAGACGAAGCAGGAGATAGTCTCTTTCGAAAATACTCCCGATGATTCGGCGGCGAGGAAACGGTTCTCTCTGCTGCACGGAATAAGCATGACACTGAATGTGATCCTGCTTACGGACGGTATGGTCCTGATCGTCCTCGGTTCCTCACGTAAGAATGGGTCCGACGTTCGTTGA
- a CDS encoding uroporphyrinogen decarboxylase family protein, whose amino-acid sequence METSREVIDKALNREAADRIPAALIGAGTWSVREFGVSFQQMSTDPSLMARMITEMAAKLQSDIVYVGSGYPNFPVAALGGSIKYREVGTPDLETPLVHAESDLAGLDLSRISSDPVLCVIREAYSLVSKALGRDYAVTLTAWGPFTLGARLIGEEAMMKALYKNRSLVNAATEFAVRML is encoded by the coding sequence GTGGAAACATCCCGCGAAGTGATAGACAAGGCACTCAACCGGGAAGCAGCGGACCGGATCCCTGCGGCGTTGATCGGCGCAGGCACGTGGAGCGTGCGCGAGTTCGGCGTTTCCTTCCAGCAGATGTCCACCGATCCCTCGCTCATGGCCCGGATGATTACGGAGATGGCGGCCAAGCTCCAGAGCGATATCGTCTACGTCGGCTCCGGGTATCCCAATTTTCCTGTAGCGGCCCTCGGCGGCTCGATAAAGTATCGCGAGGTGGGTACGCCGGACCTCGAAACTCCCCTGGTGCATGCGGAGTCCGACCTTGCGGGACTCGACCTTTCGCGCATCAGCAGCGATCCCGTGCTCTGCGTCATCCGCGAGGCTTACAGCCTTGTCAGCAAAGCACTCGGACGGGATTACGCGGTGACGCTCACGGCATGGGGGCCGTTTACCCTGGGAGCGCGGCTGATCGGCGAAGAAGCGATGATGAAAGCGCTTTACAAGAACCGGAGCCTGGTGAATGCGGCGACAGAGTTCGCGGTCCGCATGCTGAA
- a CDS encoding DUF6599 family protein has protein sequence MHSVPLRYRLVLIGILPIVAGVLYFRGQQYDPALIDFKAATPSQSVASLSTPQPIEKPQAFSAVQELAGFRQLGEQHRYTKDNLYEHVDGHAEYFISAGFQALTVTEYSLAGSNPQEASIEAEVFDMGKSIQAFGVLSDESGENPSSVPVGTMGYKTSGGINFIKGRYYVKIAALNPKAPLLKFSKALAESLPSGQDSFQVFSKFPNLGKVDHTKFVKEGYRGLDFLHNVIERQYSMGDRKVQVALMAASEREVNSLRSSFLDYFKRSGMPNEKIERNGIEAYKVIDKYEGDWFLIPSGDSLFGLFGTDDEAVLRYFMKESKSKG, from the coding sequence ATGCATTCCGTTCCGCTCAGATATCGACTCGTCCTCATCGGGATACTGCCGATCGTCGCGGGGGTCCTCTATTTCAGGGGACAGCAGTATGACCCCGCGCTCATCGACTTCAAGGCAGCAACGCCTTCTCAGTCGGTTGCATCTCTCTCGACTCCTCAGCCGATAGAGAAACCTCAGGCTTTCTCCGCAGTTCAAGAGCTCGCCGGTTTCCGGCAGTTAGGCGAGCAGCATCGTTATACGAAGGATAACCTTTACGAACACGTAGACGGCCACGCGGAATATTTCATCAGCGCCGGGTTTCAGGCACTCACGGTGACCGAATACAGTCTCGCCGGTTCGAATCCTCAGGAGGCTTCCATCGAGGCGGAGGTCTTTGACATGGGGAAGAGCATTCAGGCCTTCGGCGTGCTTTCCGATGAGTCAGGAGAAAATCCCTCTTCCGTTCCTGTCGGGACGATGGGGTACAAGACCTCGGGCGGGATAAACTTCATTAAGGGCCGGTATTACGTGAAGATCGCTGCCCTCAATCCGAAGGCGCCGCTGCTCAAATTCTCGAAGGCGTTGGCCGAGTCCCTGCCCTCGGGTCAGGACTCCTTCCAGGTCTTTTCGAAGTTCCCGAACCTCGGTAAGGTAGACCATACGAAATTCGTGAAGGAAGGCTACCGGGGACTCGATTTCCTCCATAACGTGATAGAGCGGCAGTACTCCATGGGAGACAGGAAGGTCCAGGTAGCCCTCATGGCCGCGAGCGAGCGTGAGGTCAATTCGCTCAGGAGCTCTTTTCTCGACTACTTCAAGAGATCGGGGATGCCGAATGAGAAGATAGAGAGAAACGGAATAGAAGCGTACAAGGTGATAGACAAATACGAGGGCGACTGGTTCCTCATACCGTCGGGAGATTCGCTGTTCGGTCTCTTCGGTACGGATGATGAAGCGGTCCTGAGATATTTCATGAAGGAATCAAAATCAAAAGGATGA
- a CDS encoding aldo/keto reductase, whose translation MKRRDFLKVAALTAAAVSAPPLRAETVSETPSVKSYRPIGKTGLKMSDISFGAGKLSAASMVLRAIDSGINYFDTAPDYGQSEKTIGEAMPKIKRDKVIIASKFCHPVPYPGHVPVNATKKDYIEAVEGSLSRMKTDYLDFCLVHAIGDMNKDLETEKKRLLSEEMLAAASELKKAGKIRFLGTSSHGPTNMEELLMTAVESGHYDMIQPAFNFMKFPRLPEVMKEANKKGVGVVAMKTLAGAKDMKMEEKGGEFSHAAFNWVLQHPEVSGLIVTMKTASDIDLYLKASGGKFTTSHQRLLDSYARRYGSEYCRTGCGACLGSCSAGVEIATIMRYRMYFVDYGMEKRAMESYAALEKKAAPCSTCNDPVCVGSCPYGLPVKEMLCAAHESMSFLA comes from the coding sequence ATGAAGCGTCGTGATTTTCTGAAGGTTGCGGCCCTTACCGCGGCCGCGGTATCAGCCCCTCCGCTTCGCGCGGAGACGGTATCGGAAACGCCCTCCGTAAAGAGCTACCGGCCGATAGGGAAGACCGGACTCAAGATGTCTGACATCTCCTTCGGCGCGGGCAAGCTCTCCGCAGCTTCGATGGTCCTCAGGGCGATAGACAGCGGCATCAACTACTTCGACACAGCCCCCGATTACGGACAGTCCGAGAAGACGATCGGGGAGGCGATGCCGAAGATTAAGAGGGACAAGGTGATCATCGCCTCGAAATTCTGTCACCCCGTGCCCTATCCGGGCCACGTTCCCGTGAACGCGACGAAGAAGGATTACATCGAAGCTGTGGAAGGCAGCCTCTCGAGGATGAAGACCGACTATCTCGATTTCTGTCTCGTCCATGCCATCGGCGACATGAACAAGGACCTCGAGACGGAGAAGAAGAGGCTCCTCTCGGAAGAGATGCTCGCGGCCGCTTCGGAATTGAAGAAGGCCGGGAAGATCCGCTTCCTCGGGACCTCCTCCCACGGGCCGACCAACATGGAGGAGCTCCTCATGACGGCGGTCGAGTCGGGCCACTACGACATGATACAGCCCGCCTTCAACTTCATGAAGTTTCCGAGGCTGCCCGAAGTTATGAAAGAGGCCAACAAAAAGGGCGTCGGCGTAGTAGCGATGAAGACACTCGCGGGTGCTAAGGACATGAAGATGGAAGAGAAGGGAGGGGAGTTTTCCCATGCCGCCTTCAATTGGGTGCTCCAGCATCCCGAGGTGAGCGGCCTCATCGTCACGATGAAGACCGCCTCTGATATCGATCTCTACCTCAAGGCGTCGGGCGGAAAATTCACAACGTCCCACCAGCGTCTCCTCGATAGCTACGCCCGCAGATATGGCAGTGAATACTGCAGGACTGGCTGCGGAGCCTGTCTGGGGTCATGCTCAGCAGGGGTCGAGATCGCCACGATCATGAGGTATCGTATGTACTTTGTGGATTACGGAATGGAGAAGAGGGCGATGGAGTCTTACGCGGCTCTCGAAAAGAAGGCGGCACCCTGTTCGACGTGCAATGATCCGGTATGCGTCGGCAGTTGTCCTTATGGCCTCCCGGTAAAGGAGATGCTCTGCGCCGCTCATGAGTCGATGTCGTTTCTGGCCTGA